Sequence from the Bremerella volcania genome:
GGAACCATCCGAATGGCTTCCTCGGCGGTAAGCATTACCACGGGAAGCATCAAAATGGACAACGCTACCCCCCCTGCATAGGCCGAGAATCCACCGGTAACGAGAACTACCGCCCCGTAGGCGAAGACGCCAGCCAAGATCGATGGAAATCCACTGAGAACCTTGGCGCAAAAGCGGACGATACTGGCCGTTTTGCTGCCAGTTCCAAGTTCGGCCAGAAAAATCGACGCCATGATCCCAAACGGTACGCTAATCAGCGCCGCGATGGCGACCATGATGAGGGTCCCGACCAGGGCGTTTCCAAATCCACCCCCATCCTCAAAAGCCGTCGGAGGCAATTGATAGAAGTTGGATAGCGTTAGCTTTGATGCTCCTCGATAGAAGAGCATAAAGACGACGGAAAAGAGTGGCACTAGCGCGGTGAACGTAAGCAGCGTCGTTACCAGGCTGAGAAACCCACTCAGCAAGGTACGTGGTTTACGGAGCGAGCGTTCTAACCGTCGAAGGTCGATTTCGTTGAACGACAACGGCTCTTTCTCAGGAGATGCCATTAACGCATTCCTTTCAGGCCTTTGGTTGCCCGTTGCAAGATCAGTGAGCCAATGATGTTTACGACCAGGGTGATGCCCATCAGGACCACGCCTGCGTACATCAGGACGCCCACTTTCATCTCGTCGCTACCCGCTTCGGAGAAGTTATTGGCGAGTAAGGCAGCCAACGTGTTGGCTGGAGAAAAGATGGAGACGTCGATCGTATTCATATTCCCGACAAGCATGGCCAGGGCCATCGTTTCGCCCAAGGCTCGTCCGAAAGCCAGAACGATACCACCAAAGATGCCACCGGAAGCGGTGGGCAGGACCACCGATAATATTGTCTCCCAACGCGTCGCGCCCAAGCCGTAAGAGGCCTCGCGCAGCTTCGGTGGAACCGCCACGAGCGCGTCACGACTAATCGCGGAGATGGTAGGAAGAATCATAATCGCCAAGACGAACGAGGCGGTAAGCATGCCGGGGCCTTGGTAGCGGGTACCAAAAAGGGGGAACCACCCCATGTTGTCGTGCAGCCAGTTGCAGGGTTCACGCAGCAGGGGCATCACCACGAAGATTCCCCACAAACCGTAAACCACACTGGGAATCGCAGCGAGCAGTTCGACCAGATTCTTGAGGGTACTTTCCGACCAACTGGGCAGCTGGCCCCAGAAACGGTGAAACTGAATGCCAAATAGCTTCAGGATCTGAAAGACGAAGTTGCCAAGGTAGCCTTCGCTGAGAAACACGGCGACGGCAATTCCGAAGAACGACCCAATAAATAAAGCTAGAAGCGAGCTGTAGAGCGTCCCCCAGATTTCAGGGAGGATGCCATACTCCGATGTATTCGGGTCCCACGTCCGACCCGACAGAAAACCAGCCCCATACTCCTGAATGGCTGGACTTGCCTTCCAGGTAATCTCGACGACGATGTAGGCCATGACGATGATCGTCAGCCAGGCAAACGCCGAGCAGGTAAATCGAAAAACTCGATCTATTCCCCGCTCGACGGACGTCGGAGGTCGAGAAATCGGCGACCTTGTTGGATGATCCATGGATGCCGCAACATGTTGTTGTAGAAAACCAGGCTTGGTGAGTATCTCACCAAGCCTGGAAGAAGTTGGCTTACTTCGCGGAAATGTTATCCAACGCGGCCGTAACCTTGCTGGTAACTGCTTCCGGCAAAGGAATGTATCCGAGTTCCTCACTCGATTCCTGTCCCGTGGTCAGACAGTACTTGATCATCTCCTTGAACGCTTCCATCTTCTTGGAATCGTCGTACGTCTTGTAAGCGATGATCCACGTGTACGTGACGATTGGCCACGAGTCTTCGCCTTCTGGATCCGGCACGAATGCGATCAACGATGGCGGGAATTCCACCGAGGCCAGAGCGGCTTGAGCCGAGTCAATCGAAGGCTTGATGTACTTGCCAGCTTTGTTTTCCAGCGAAGCCATCGACAGACCCGTCTTTTCGGCGTAACCAAATTCGACGTAGCCAATCGAACCTGGGGTCTGCTTCAGCGAAGTGGTCACCCCTTCGTTCCCCTTGCTCTTGGTACCAACGGGCCAGTTCGGAGCCTTGTTGACGCCAACTTCGCTGTTGAACTTTTCGCTGATCGCGGCCAGGTGCTGGGTGAAGTTGTAGGTCGTGCCGCTGGAGTCCGAGCGAACGATGACGTTGATGTCTTCGTCGGGAAGTTCCACGCCTTCGTTGGTGGCAGCAATCTTAGGATCGTTCCACTTCGTGATTTCCTTCAGGAAGATCCCAGCGTAGGCATCGCGGGAAAGCTTCAATTCTTCGACGCCTTCAAGATTGTAGGCAATCACGATGGCACCGGCGGTCATCGGAAGCAGCTGGACGCCGCGCTCGACCTTGGCCATCTCTTCATCGGTCATCGCGGCATCGCTGGCACCGAAATCGACCGTACCGTCGATCACGGCGCTCACGCCGGAACCGCTACCGACCGATTGGTAATCGATTTGAACGTTGTCGTGTTCGTTGGAGTAGGTCTTGAACCATGCTCCGTACAAGAGAGCGGGGAAGCTGGCCCCGGCGCCTTGCAGCTTAATGAGTTCACCGGAACTCTGACCGCCACCGCTTCCGCCGTTCGCGGATGGCTTGTTTCCACCGGTGCAGCCGACGGTGGCGACCATCATGGCAGCCAGAGCGACATACGAGCCCAAGTTTGATGGAGTGATTTGCATGCTTGGTCGTTTCCCCACAAAAGGATTACCCAGGATGTTATTCGAGATCGTGATAGGAGGTTTGTTGAGCCCTTTCATCGCACCCCCGTTTGTGGGGTCAACTGTTAACTCAACATCAACAAGGACGATTACTCTTTTGAGCTTCGCAATGCCTACCAAGAGAAACGCATTCCAGCCCCAAATTCGCCCTTCAGACACAAAATCTAAGGGGTGCAATCGAGCATCACAACCCGCTCTAAGAGATGCACGCAGAATCTTAACATCCGCCTTAACATTTCCCCCTACTTTGTGATAGCGACGATTGAATTCTTTCTAAGTAGTGCGAATTTTGGCATCGATCTAAGCGCTGTCGTTCACCATATTTATCAATTTTTCACACGCCTCGTCTCTTGCCGTCAGTAAGTCCTGGCCACCTTCCGAGCAAAATCTACCAATCGCGGCTGGCATCGAACTTGCACCTCCTATCCAAAAACGCACTCAGAAAAAAGAAAAGGAGGTTCATCCATGAATACGCCACAGATTCAGCGGCCAATCGTACTTGTGACGGGAAGTGGGGGTCTTATCGGATCACGCATCGTTCCCGAATTACGGAAGTCTTACACCGTCGTCGGAATGGACCTGCATCCCCCTGAGCAAGAGGAGGCCGACGTCGATCACTGGATTCAGGTCGATTTAACCGATGATGAGAGCGTCGCAGAGGCGTTTTCAGAACTTCAAACAAACCATGGAAGCGATTTGGCCAGCGTAATTCACTTGGCGGCCTACTACGACTTTAGTGGAAACGAAAGCCCACTCTACGACGAGCTAACGGTTCAAGGTACTCGGCGACTTGTCGATCAATTGCGGAGCATGCAGGTCGAGCAGCTGTTATTCACGAGCAGTTTGCTCGTGATGAATTCCGTCGACGTGGGAAACCGCCTGACGGAGCAATCCCCCACCAATGCCGAGTGGGCTTATCCGCAGTCCAAGTTGGCTACCGAACAGTTGCTGCGCGAGCAGCACGGAGATATCCCGGTACTCATCCTTAGAATCGCTGGCGTCTACGACGAAGCATGTCATTCGTTGCCGATCTCGAACCAGATTCAACGCATCTACGAAAAGCAGATGGAGAGTTATTTTTTCCCTGGTGACGCGAACTGTGGCCAATCTTTTGTCCACTTGGAAGACCTCACGCGGTGCATTCTGGCGGCGGTGGATCGACGGAATCAACTTCCCAGCTTTAAGACACTTCTCGTTGGCGAAGAAGACGTCATGAGTTATGGACAATTGCAAGACGCAATCGGCCAGCACTTGCATGGGAAGGAATGGCCCACCATTCGAATTCCCGCGGCGGCCGCGAAAGCCGGTGCCTGGGTTAAGCAGCAGATGGCATGTCGTGAGGAGGACGAACCCTTCATTAAGCCGTGGATGGTTGACCTGGCGGATCAGAATTATCCGATCGACGCGACGGAAGCCCGACACGTCCTGGGATGGACGCCTAACCACTCACTTCGGGGCACGTTGCCGGAGATGTTAAGCAAACTCAAGGAAAACCCTGCCCAGTTCTACGAGATCAACGGTTTGGGCTCACGAGAACCAAGTGAACAACGGGGGTGAGTTCATGAGTTCGTCTCTACCCCATTCAGCCCTGGAAAAGCTTGACGAACACGATCCGGTTCGTCCTTGGTCCTACAATCCTTCCGCCTGGTCGCAGCGAGTGCCCGTCTGTGTGCTCGCATTTGCGGCCACGATCATCGCCGCACACTTGGCCGCGTTCCAGTGGGGTTTAATCAACTATGTATGGGATCCCATATTTGGTGAGCAAAGTGCCAACGTGATCGGCTCGGAGATAGCCAAAAAGATGGATCGCTGGGTAGGCGTTCCCGATGCGGCGCTGGGGGCGATTGCTTACCTGGGAGATGCTATCTTCGGCTTAGCCGGTTCGACGCGGCGCTGGTACGAACGCCCGTGGATCGTCATTTTGTTCGGCATTGACGTCATACCTCTTGGAATCGTGAGTGTGATTCTCGTCATGGTGCAAACTTTCGTTCTCGGACAATGGTGTTTTCTGTGCTTGATCACTGCAACGGTTTCCCTAGCGTTGATCTACCTGGCGTACGACGAGGTCTATTCATCGCTACTTTTCCTATGGAAGGTGTGGCTACGCAGTCGCCGAGTCAACACGCTTTGGACGGCAATTTGTGGTTATCCCACGGAAGTCAGCGGACACGTCATTGAAGAAATGATTGGTTCTTGCGATGCCAGGAAAGAAGAATAGAAATGTGGCCTCGAGTCGTTGAATTCATGCTTGGCTGCTGGTTACTGTGCAGCCCGTTTATCTTTCGAGAAGAGAATCACTCAGGCATTGATTCCTACGTCGACTTCGGACTTGGAAGTCTGGTGATCAGCTTCTCCGCATTGGCATTTTGGAGACCAGCGCGATATTCCCATCTGGCGACACTTTTCGTTTCGTTATTGATGATTCTTGTACCACGTTTTGCTCTTTCACCTGAAATCTCGCCTGCCGGTCAAAACTTTATGGTGATAGGCCTGTTGCTCTTGATGTTTGCGATGATTCCCAACAAGGCCTTTTCCACACCATCTGCGTGGCAGAAAGAGATGCCAAGCCAAGCGTCGCAAAAGACATAGCTGAAAGATCGGTTGCCAATCGCTCTGGCAGTTGGTCGCGCAAGAAGAAAGCCATCGCGGGAAGGATGGCTTAGCGTGTAGTAACTTGCCTGCTGCTAGCTCGCGGCGACAGCTTGTAGAAATGTGGTCATGTCGATCGTATTGAGCAACAGGCCGATTTGCTTCATTTCAGCAACCTGCTTGCGACGTGTCCGCTCTTGGGTGCTCCACGATCGGCGTACTTCGCGACAGGCCTCGGCAAGGGAACGTTTCGTGACGTGTTGTTCTTCGGTCGAAGGCGATTCAAGGCAAACTAGCGTGCTCATATGTCGAAACTCCATTTTGAGGAAAGCGTTGTTGTTGCCCTGGCTTTATGCAATTGCCGTACCAAATGATCGCTGATCTCACGGAAGTCCTCTCGTAAACCTGGAGTCAGGCATGGGCTTTGCGGAGATCTAAAAACCAAGAAAATGCGTGATTCTCGCGAGTCATCCGCCTAGAATTCAGCTGGAGGGGTCAATCATGTCCAGACATTGTGCCGTTGCGATATATGACGAGTTTTCAGCAGCCCAAAAGGCTGTTCAGCAGCTCGATGAAAGTAAATTTCCTTCCGATCAAGTCTCGTTGGTGGCAAACAGCGTTCATCAAGATCTTCAGTCGACCAACATCCTCCAATATGGGGATGAGTCCGAGAAGGACGCCGCTTTCGGTGCTGGCGTCGGGGGGCTTCTGGGCTTTTTCATGGCCGCTCCCCTGCTAACGATTCCTGGCTTCGGGCTGATGCTGATCGCCGGGCCGATAACTACCGGAATTACGGGAGCGATTGTCGGCGGCATCCTCGGCTCGATGATCGGCTGGGGAGTGCATGAAGATCATGTCGCCGAATATGAGGATGAAGTCCGCCAGGGAGCGTTTCTCGTCGTTGCCAATGGCGATCCATTTGAGGTCGACTACGCAAAACAAGTTCTCGATCAAACCAACGCGCGCTGCGTCTCGATGCATGTAAGGGAAAGTGCCGACAGCATCGAGCCGTAAAAGCACAGCGCACAAAAAAAAGAGCCGGCGCACACTTGGCCAGCTCTTTTGGTTGGTTCATATTCGCGGGATTAGGCTTCGATCAGCATCCGAGATGGTTCTTCGATCGCTTCCTTGATGCGTTTCAGGAAGGTCACCGCTTCGCGGCCATCGACGATTCGGTGATCGTAGGTCAACGCGAGGTACATCATCGGGCGAATCACGACCTGGCCGTTCACAGCCACCGGGCGTTCTTCGATCGCATGCATCCCCAGCACGCCGCTTTGCGGTGGATTGACGATCGGCGTCGAGAGCATCGAGCCGTACACACCGCCATTGCTGATGGTGAAAGTACCGCCAGATAGTTCTTCCGGCTTCAGTTGGTTGCTTTTGGCACGACCAGCGAACTCTTGGATTGCCTGTTCGATCTCGGCGAAGCTCATGCGTTCGGCGAACTTGAGCACCGGAACCACCAGCCCTTTGCCCGAGCCAACCGCGATACCGATATGGAAATAATTTCGATAAGCGATGTTCGTCTCGTCGCGAATTTCGGCATTCAGTTCCGGGTGGGCTTTCAGGGCGTCGATCAGGGCCTTGGTGAAGAACGACATGAAGCCCAGTTTGACGCCGTAACGTTTCTGGAACGACTCGCCGTGACGCTTTCGCAGGTCCATGACGTACGACATGTCGACCTGGTTGAACGTCGTGAGCAGGGCCGCCTTCTGTTGGGCTTCGACCAGCTTCGAGGCAATGCGGCGACGAATGAGGCTCATCGGAATGACCTCTTCCATCTCCTTTTCATTGCGATTGCCCGAGTCCGCACTCGGCCGGCTGGAGATCGACTGAACGTACTTCTCGACGTCCTCACGGCGGACCGTCTTGCCGGCTGGCGCGACGTCAGAAGCGGATAGACCGTGCTTTAGCAGTTCTCGGCGACCGGAGGGAGTCGCTTGGGTGTCTTCATTGCTCGAAGCGGACTTGGCATTACCGTCGCTCTTGGTGGCCGCGGCTGGCTCAGCTTTCGGCTGATCGGCCTTCTTCGATTTCTTGTCCGACTTCGCCGCTGGCTTGCCGGCACCTTCTTCGAACAGCGCGATCACTTCGCCGACCGAAACGATCTCGCCTTCTTGCTTCAGAATTTTCTGCAGCGTGCAATTGGCCGGGGCAGCGAGGTCCATGGAAGCCTTATCGGTTTCCAACTCGACCACGTCCTCGTCTTCCTGGACGCTTTCCCCTTCGCTTTTCAGCCACTTGAGGATCTGCACTTCCTGAATCGACTCGCCCGATTCAGGCACTTTCAATTCGATGGTCATCTTCCGCAGCTGTCCTTTCTAGGTCTCGTTGAAGGCTCGTTCGAGAAGTTGTTGCTGCTCGAATTCATGAGCCGCTTTGGATCCGGTTGCCGGGCTGGAAGATGTCTCCCGGGCGATTACGGAGAGTGGGAATCGCTCGAACATACGATGCCCGTATCGTAATTTCCAGTAAGGCCACACGCCCATATTGTCGGGTTCTTCCTGGACCCAATACAAGGGGACGCCGTCTTCATATTGGTCGAGGACAGCCTGAACGGTGTGATTCTTCAGCGGGTAAGGCTGCTCAACGCGAATAATCGCTACATCGTGACGCTGATGTTCTTCGCGATAGTGAGCCAGGTCGTAGTAAACCTTGCCGCTGCACATGATTACCCGCGAGGTCTTTTCCGGGTTGTCGCGGTTGTCTTTGATGATCCGCTCGAACTTGTTGCTGGCCAATTCTTCGAGCGAAGAAACGGCCGACGGATGCCGCAAGAGACTCTTGGGGGTAAACAAAATTAACGGTTTCTTCCACGAACGCTTCATCTGACGACGAAGCACGTGAAAGTACTGTGCTGGAGTCGTTGGAATGGCGACTTGAATGTTGTCTTCCGCGGCCAGCCACAGGAAGCGTTCGAGACGAGCACTCGAGTGCTCGGGACCCTGCCCTTCGTAGCCGTGCGGCAGCAGCAGCACCAGACCACTTAGGCGGCGCCACTTGTCTTCGGCACTGGCCATGAACTGGTCGATGATCACCTGAGCCGCGTTGCTGAAGTCGCCGAACTGGGCTTCCCAGGCCACCAGGGCATTAGGATAGTCCAGGCTATAGCCGTAGTCGAAGCCAAGCACGCCTGCTTCGCTGAGCGGGCTGTTGACAATCTCGACCGGTGCCTGCTTCGGAGACAGATTCGAGAAAATGCTGTGCTCGTGGCCGTCGTTGATGTCGTGCAGGACCGAATGCCGCTGGTTGAACGTACCACGTTGGCAGTCCTGACCGGAAAGCCGAATGCGGTGCCCTTCCATCGAAAGGGTGGCAAACGCTAACGCTTCGGCCGAGGACCAGTCCAACAGACGTTCGCCGTTGGCCATCTCTTTCCGCTGATCGGCAATACGGCTTAGCTTGCGGTTGCGGTGGAAGTCCTCCGGCACGGAAGCCAACATTCGCAGAATCTCGGCCGAGCGATCGACCGGAATTCGCGTCTCGGGGCACTCATCGGCCGGATCGTGTTCCGGGTCCTCGGCTGTTGGCTCCAGACCGCCGTCGAATTCTTCCCAAACGCCTTCGGGACGACGCAGAGAACGTTCCTTCATTTCCTGGGCGATATCGTATTCACCCTTGAGGAACTCCTGGTAGTCGTCCGACATCTTGTTGGCTTCTTCGGTCGAAATCCGTTTCTGCTCAATCAGCCGCTCCAAGTAGCTGTCGCGAATCGGCGTCTGCTTGTCGATCGCTTTGTACATCATGGGCTGCGTGAAGCTGGGTTCGTCCGCTTCGTTGTGCCCCAAGCGGCGGTAGCAAACCAGGTCGATGATCACGTCACGCTGGAACTTCTCGCGGAAGTCCATCGCCATCGAAACGACGTCGGCCACGGCTTCGGGGTCGTCGCCGCTGACGTGGAAGATCGGAATCTGCAGCATGCGGGCGATGTCGGTGCAGTACCGCGTGCTGCGCGATTGATCGACCGAGGTCGTGAAGCCGATCTGATTGTTGACGATGACATGAACCGTTCCGCCAACCTTGTAGCCTTCCAACTGGCTCAGGTTGAGCGTTTCCTGAACGATGCCTTCGCCAATGAAAGCCGCGTCACCATGGATCAGGACGGCCATACCCTTGCGGCGATTAACGTCGCCGGTACGGTCTTGCTTCGCACGCAGACGCCCGAGCACGACCGTGTTGATGAACTCGAGATGGCTCGGATTGAACGAAAGGGACAAGTGGACTTCGTTACCGGAAGTGGTCACCTTGTCGACGCTATTACCCAAGTGGTACTTCACGTCGCCACCACCGATGAACTGGTGGAAGTCGACGTCGTTGAACTGGGCGAACAGCTCACGGGGAGCCTGGCCGATGATGTTCGTGAGCACGTTCAGACGACCGCGGTGAGGCATCCCCAGCACCACTTCTCGAACGTTGTTGGACGCCGCTCGATCGACCAGCAGGTCCAGCATCGGAATGAGCATTTCCGAGCCGAACAGCGAGAACGTCTTGGCTCCAACGTACTTTTTGCGAACGAATTCCTCGAAAACTGTCGCTTCGGTCAGACGTTGTAGGATTTGCTTCTGAACGGCGTTGGGTAGTTCTTTGATGTGCGACTGACGTTCGATGCGATCGATCAACCACTGCTGAACGCTCAGTTCGTCGATGTGGGTGAACTGATACCCGATGTGTTTGCAGTAGAGACCCTCCAGCCGCTGGACGAGTTCTCGCAGGGGAATCTGCTCGATCTGTTCGCCGCAGGTGTAGTAAACCCGCTCTTCAAGATCGGACTTCGTCAGGCCGAACGATTCCAGCGACAGCGGCGTGCGAACTTGCTTGTTCAGCCGAAGTGGATCGAGTTGGGCGTTGTAGTGTCCGCGCGAACGATAGCCGTTGACCAACTGGTCGGCACCGTACTGCACCTTTTGAAGCTTGACGTTGCCGCGGACGCCACTGACCGGTGCGGTGAAATCTCCGCCAGACTCACGGAAAATGCTGCGTGGCTGGAAGGAAGGGGCGCGCGATCCTAACTCGGTGGCAGAAATCCCGTTCTCGGCGGCTTGCTGGTCGAAGAAGTCGCGCCAGTTCTCAGGGACACCATTGGGGTCGTCGAGATACTTCAGCAGTAGCTGCTCGACATAGCTGGCGTTGTAGCATGCCAGGTCGACTTCGTCGGCCGACGCCGTATTGGCCTGCCTGGGGGAACTTTCTGAGATCATTGTTTCGCGATGCCTCTTGAACTTCTAGTTTTACGCGATTCTTCCATGGAGCATAGGTAGCCTACGGGCTGCTTGACCTGACAATGCCAAGATTTCCAATTTCTTCCGAACCAAGGAAATATTGATATCGAACCATGCCTGTTCCTGCCGGATTCGGGACACGCAAAAGCTCACTCGGAGGGAGCTGAGAGGTCCTGCCAGAAGTTGCCATGGAGGGGTTCATCTTGGGGTACCCCGCATCCTTGGCCGGGGAGCCTAAACCGCTTTGTGATGAAAGGTGGGACCTAATAAGTATTCGAGAAAGCGAAATCCCATCTATTAGGATTTCTGCCGCAATAAAAACGCATTAGCGTACAACGTGCCAACCTAATCGTCTATTTCAATTCTGCCGGTTGGATCAATTTTGCTCAAAATGAAATCTGGCGTGATTAATTTCTGTGCGCCCGGTGTCGACTGCTAGAAAGCTGTTCCACAATATGGCTGGAAACTCGCTGTCCTGTGTCACTCGACTCGGGGTAACGTTGTAAACTGTATCGCAATTCTAACAGGTTCGATCGAGAGTCAACGTTGGATAACGCTACCGATTGTTGGGCCATATCCGCTAAAATCAGTCCACATACCGGCACGTTCAAACATGAGGTAACCTCTAGTCCCGGCGTACGGAAAGCGATAAGTTCTCAGTTTTGTATTTTTTCCTTGCTGAGAGCATGGAAATGAGATAAAAAGTAGAGCATATCGCGGGATAGTCGCTGCCACGGGCATTCCACCCATTTGAAGTAATATAACAAGCGTAAAGACGATGGCAAAGAAGACTGGGCGAACGGCCGTTCGAATGAAAGATGTTGCCGAAGTGGCTGGCGTTTCTCGCATGGCCGCATCGGCGGTACTGATGGGTACCGGCAACGGACGAATTCGCGTTTCGGAAGAAACCGCGGAGACGATTCGTAAAGCGGCGGCTGATCTCGGCTATCGCCCCAACATCGCCGCTCAACAACTCGCCGGCAAGAAGAGCAACGTCGTCGCCTTGGTTGTGCGTGAAACGCGGAACTTCCTGACGCAAAAGGTCACGGCCGAACTGCAACGCGAGGCCGAAGAGCATGGACTTCGTCTTCTCTCGGTCGGATCGTACCCTGACCTGGATGGGCTGAAACGGGTTGTTCAAGACCTCGATGCCGGATGGGTGGATGGCGTCATGTATCTCGCCCACGAGAATGAAGAGCAATGGGAAGAGGTTGGCAAACTCTTTGAGTCTCGGCGAAATGTCTTAACCGTTCTGGAGAACCTCGGCATTGATGGGACTTGCCGGGTGGTTAGCGACGTTCGCACGGGTGCCAAGGAAACCATCGACCACCTGGTTTCGACCGGCCGAAAGAAGGTGGCGCTTCTGACCGAGCAGCGGGAATCGCTTTCGATTCTCGATCGAATCGTCGCCTACCGAGAGGCCCTGGCCGAGCACGGCAGGGAGCTTTCCGAAGACCAGATTGTCGTTGATACCAAAGGTTGGCTGGTCAACGATCCGACGACTTATCCGCGATTCGATGAAATCTGTCGCCATTTGGTCGAAGGGGTAGGTGCCGATGCCATTCTGTGCGATACCGATTTCAACGCGGTCGCCGTGTGTCGATCCTTGCGTCGACTCAACATGGCCATCCCCGACAAAGTCGCGGTTATCGGATGGCACGACCTGCAATTCTCGTCGCTGCTTGATCCGCCGCTGACGACGGTCGCTCACGATCTACCGGCCTTGCTCAAGGCCGCCGTGAGTCTCATCCAGTCGGAAGAAGAGGAGACGCAATCGGAAATTCTCATTCCGACCAAGCTCAGAATTCGACACACTTCCTGACGCCAAGTTGCCAAATCGTTGGACACTTGGTCATGTCGTCCCCGCACTGTCCGCCTCTCGACCGAGAAGAAAGTACGTACCTTGGTCGCCAAGCCCCGTCTCCAGCTTTTTCCATCCTTGACGGCGATAGAAGTCGAGCGCTCGCCGGTTGGTTGCCAGGCACTTCAATTTCCAGGGAAATGGCAACCACTGGGTAAGTGATTCCATCAACTTGGTCCCAATTCCCTGACCTTGGTACTGGTGATCGACAAACAGACAGTGGATAAACGACTCGGGCTCCCAGACGGTCACTGCCCCGATTAGTTGACCGTCTTCCAAGACCGCCACGTAGACGCGTTCCCCCTCGGTCGTCTTGGCGAAGTCCGCTTCCGGCACCGAACCTTCAGGAAGCCAGTCAGCACTGCGGATGAAACGCTCAAACAGTGCCTGAAGTTCGGTCGAATCAGAGGGTTGAGCTGCGCGGATCGTGACCATACCTTCCAGAGAGCGTCCAGCGGAACGAGGTTCACGGTTATCAGGCCCAGATTAAGACGTCGCCTTCTTAGTCTGGAAGCAATTGGTGATGTCGTCCAGGATCATGTACAGACATGGCACCAATACCAGGATGATGCCCGTGGCGAAAAGGATCCCGAAACCGAGCGAGATGGCCATGGGGATGATGTACTGCGCTTGCAGGGAAGTCTCGAAAATCAGCGGAACAAGGCCGCCGAAGGTGGTGGCCGTCGTGAGCATGATGGGGCGAAATCGTCGGAGGCCAGCCTGGCTGATGGCATCGAACGCAGAACTTTCCCCCCGGTAGCGATTTGCGTAGTCGATCATGATCAGCGAGTCGTTAATCACCACGCCTGACAAAGCAATGACCCCCATCAGACTTACCAGCGAGATGTCGTAACCCAGAATGATGTGCCCGATGATCGCTCCCACGATCCCGAAGGGAATGGCCACCAACACGATCAGGGGCTGCACATACCCGCGAAAGGCGATCGCCAGCAGGGCGTAAATCACCCCCAGCGCGAGGCAAAACGATCCCCACAGCGAGGCCGTCGCCCGTCGCATTTCCGCGTCGCTTCCCTCAAACGTCCAGGTAATGCCGGGATAGTCTTCCCGCAGTTTCGGAAGTTCCTCGTTCTTCAGCGCCGTGATGACCTGGGTAATGGCCCGCTTCGGCTCGACATCCATCGATACATTGATTGCTCGCCGGCCATCACGGCGATTGATCGACGAGAACGCCTGGTTTCGCTCGACGTCGGCCACATCCAGCAGTGGGACTTCCGTGCCGCTGGGAGTCCGAATGACCAGATCTTCCAGGTGATGAACGTCCTCACGCTGATGTTCGGGAAGTTTCACGCGAACTTCGATCTCGTTCGTCCCCCGCAACAGTCGCAGCGCTAACGAGC
This genomic interval carries:
- a CDS encoding GNAT family N-acetyltransferase; the protein is MVTIRAAQPSDSTELQALFERFIRSADWLPEGSVPEADFAKTTEGERVYVAVLEDGQLIGAVTVWEPESFIHCLFVDHQYQGQGIGTKLMESLTQWLPFPWKLKCLATNRRALDFYRRQGWKKLETGLGDQGTYFLLGREADSAGTT
- a CDS encoding 2-oxoglutarate dehydrogenase E1 component, whose translation is MISESSPRQANTASADEVDLACYNASYVEQLLLKYLDDPNGVPENWRDFFDQQAAENGISATELGSRAPSFQPRSIFRESGGDFTAPVSGVRGNVKLQKVQYGADQLVNGYRSRGHYNAQLDPLRLNKQVRTPLSLESFGLTKSDLEERVYYTCGEQIEQIPLRELVQRLEGLYCKHIGYQFTHIDELSVQQWLIDRIERQSHIKELPNAVQKQILQRLTEATVFEEFVRKKYVGAKTFSLFGSEMLIPMLDLLVDRAASNNVREVVLGMPHRGRLNVLTNIIGQAPRELFAQFNDVDFHQFIGGGDVKYHLGNSVDKVTTSGNEVHLSLSFNPSHLEFINTVVLGRLRAKQDRTGDVNRRKGMAVLIHGDAAFIGEGIVQETLNLSQLEGYKVGGTVHVIVNNQIGFTTSVDQSRSTRYCTDIARMLQIPIFHVSGDDPEAVADVVSMAMDFREKFQRDVIIDLVCYRRLGHNEADEPSFTQPMMYKAIDKQTPIRDSYLERLIEQKRISTEEANKMSDDYQEFLKGEYDIAQEMKERSLRRPEGVWEEFDGGLEPTAEDPEHDPADECPETRIPVDRSAEILRMLASVPEDFHRNRKLSRIADQRKEMANGERLLDWSSAEALAFATLSMEGHRIRLSGQDCQRGTFNQRHSVLHDINDGHEHSIFSNLSPKQAPVEIVNSPLSEAGVLGFDYGYSLDYPNALVAWEAQFGDFSNAAQVIIDQFMASAEDKWRRLSGLVLLLPHGYEGQGPEHSSARLERFLWLAAEDNIQVAIPTTPAQYFHVLRRQMKRSWKKPLILFTPKSLLRHPSAVSSLEELASNKFERIIKDNRDNPEKTSRVIMCSGKVYYDLAHYREEHQRHDVAIIRVEQPYPLKNHTVQAVLDQYEDGVPLYWVQEEPDNMGVWPYWKLRYGHRMFERFPLSVIARETSSSPATGSKAAHEFEQQQLLERAFNET
- a CDS encoding LacI family DNA-binding transcriptional regulator; its protein translation is MAKKTGRTAVRMKDVAEVAGVSRMAASAVLMGTGNGRIRVSEETAETIRKAAADLGYRPNIAAQQLAGKKSNVVALVVRETRNFLTQKVTAELQREAEEHGLRLLSVGSYPDLDGLKRVVQDLDAGWVDGVMYLAHENEEQWEEVGKLFESRRNVLTVLENLGIDGTCRVVSDVRTGAKETIDHLVSTGRKKVALLTEQRESLSILDRIVAYREALAEHGRELSEDQIVVDTKGWLVNDPTTYPRFDEICRHLVEGVGADAILCDTDFNAVAVCRSLRRLNMAIPDKVAVIGWHDLQFSSLLDPPLTTVAHDLPALLKAAVSLIQSEEEETQSEILIPTKLRIRHTS
- the odhB gene encoding 2-oxoglutarate dehydrogenase complex dihydrolipoyllysine-residue succinyltransferase, whose translation is MTIELKVPESGESIQEVQILKWLKSEGESVQEDEDVVELETDKASMDLAAPANCTLQKILKQEGEIVSVGEVIALFEEGAGKPAAKSDKKSKKADQPKAEPAAATKSDGNAKSASSNEDTQATPSGRRELLKHGLSASDVAPAGKTVRREDVEKYVQSISSRPSADSGNRNEKEMEEVIPMSLIRRRIASKLVEAQQKAALLTTFNQVDMSYVMDLRKRHGESFQKRYGVKLGFMSFFTKALIDALKAHPELNAEIRDETNIAYRNYFHIGIAVGSGKGLVVPVLKFAERMSFAEIEQAIQEFAGRAKSNQLKPEELSGGTFTISNGGVYGSMLSTPIVNPPQSGVLGMHAIEERPVAVNGQVVIRPMMYLALTYDHRIVDGREAVTFLKRIKEAIEEPSRMLIEA